The Desulfonatronum sp. SC1 genomic interval ACAATGCAGCAGATGCGCACACTCCATTCATGTCTTTGTTGGAATGCCGGGGCACGAAAAGCGACCCGCAAGCTTGAGGAACCAAGCGACGCCCAGGCCCAGATACTGAAGGCCATGGGCTACGGAGTGAGCAGTGGGGTCTTACAGGAATTGGCGACTTAACACACCGAAATCACTTGCGTTTTCAAAAAAAATGACGTTCAATCTGTTAAACTCCTGTCAGAGTTGCGAGACAGTCTATCGTTAAGGTATGGCTGTCTGAAAGACTGAAGGCAGAGCTAGTCGGTACTGGCAAGATGCCTGCACCACCCACTTCACAAACGGAATTTCAGTAACAGCCATAGCCCTAACTTGCTGTCGCGCTGATTACTGAGGCCACCCGGCCTTCTTCTCCCAGCACTTTCCAGACAAAAATATTCTTGGCGATTTCGTCGTCCAGGGCCAGTTCGGTTTGCTCGTACTTGATGCAGAAGGCCGGGGTTTTGCGGTGGACCGTTACCACTGTTCCGGGGTTCAGGCCCAGGGAGATGAGTTGTTGCAGGTTGGAGTGGCTGCCGGGCTTGATGTAGGTGATGGTGCCTTTCTCGCCGGGCTGCAGTTCGTTCAGCCCGACCACCGTGTTGCTGATGGTCCGCTGTCCGGCATGGCAACACGGGCCCTTGGGGATGGGCTTGCCGTCCGGGCAGACCTCGGGGTGGCCCAGCAAGGTACAGATGGACTCTTCCACCTCGGGCAGCAGGGCGTGCTCCACCTCGCAGGCGATTTTCTCCATCTCCGCATTTTTGAGCTTCAGGATGCTTTTGAGCAGCACCTCGGCCAAGCGGTGCCGACGCATGATTTTCTCGGCGTGGGCCTTGCCTTCCCGTGAAAACAGGATTTTGCCCTCGCTGGAAACGAGCAGGCCTTGGCGTTCCAGTTCGGTGAC includes:
- a CDS encoding metal-dependent transcriptional regulator; this translates as MEHKHEEILEAVLCAGECGKYALDDVRKHCCVEFSDEDVTELERQGLLVSSEGKILFSREGKAHAEKIMRRHRLAEVLLKSILKLKNAEMEKIACEVEHALLPEVEESICTLLGHPEVCPDGKPIPKGPCCHAGQRTISNTVVGLNELQPGEKGTITYIKPGSHSNLQQLISLGLNPGTVVTVHRKTPAFCIKYEQTELALDDEIAKNIFVWKVLGEEGRVASVISATAS